One window from the genome of Eucalyptus grandis isolate ANBG69807.140 chromosome 7, ASM1654582v1, whole genome shotgun sequence encodes:
- the LOC104453966 gene encoding homeobox-leucine zipper protein ATHB-13 gives MAFFSPNFMLQSPHDQDHEHPHHQHQHQILSSCTPQDFHGVASLLGKRSMSFTGIDVGDDPNINNGNVNGEEDLSEDDGSQPGGEKKRRLNMEQVKTLEKNFELGNKLEPERKMQLARALNLQPRQIAIWFQNRRARWKTKQLEKDYDLLKRQFDAVKADNETLQAQNQKLQTEILALKNTREPAESINLNKETDQGSCSNRSENSSEIRLDMTRTPPVESPVSGHALPAAGRQLFPASMRPAASGGSVAQLFQNPSRPDLPMIVKEESSITNMFCGIEDHSGFWPWLEQQHY, from the exons ATGGCCTTCTTTTCACCAAATTTCATGCTTCAAAGCCCGCACGATCAAGATCATGAACACCCTCATCACCAGCATCAGCACCAGATCCTCTCCTCTTGCACGCCTCAGGACTTCCATG GTGTTGCCTCCCTACTGGGCAAGAGATCCATGTCCTTCACGGGCATTGACGTGGGCGACGACCCCAACATCAACAACGGCAACGTTAATGGGGAGGAAGATCTGTCCGAAGATGATGGGTCGCAGCCAgggggagagaagaagaggaggctCAACATGGAACAGGTGAAGACATTGGAGAAGAACTTTGAGCTTGGCAACAAGCTTGAGCCCGAAAGGAAAATGCAGCTCGCGAGAGCACTTAATCTGCAACCCAGACAGATAGCCATTTGGTTCCAGAACAGGAGGGCGAGGTGGAAGACGAAGCAGCTGGAGAAGGACTATGATCTGCTCAAGAGACAGTTCGATGCCGTGAAGGCTGACAACGAAACCCTCCAAGCTCAGAACCAGAAGCTTCAGACTGAG ATACTGGCACTCAAGAATACCAGAGAACCAGCCGAATCCATCAACCTCAACAAAGAAACCGACCAGGGCTCTTGCAGCAACCGGAGCGAGAACAGCTCCGAGATCAGGCTCGACATGACGCGGACGCCGCCGGTTGAGAGCCCGGTCTCAGGCCACGCGCTGCCGGCAGCTGGCCGGCAGCTGTTCCCTGCCTCGATGAGGCCTGCCGCCTCCGGAGGATCGGTGGCGCAGCTGTTCCAAAACCCTTCGAGGCCTGATCTTCCGATGATAGTCAAGGAAGAAAGCAGCATCACCAACATGTTCTGTGGCATCGAGGATCACTCTGGGTTTTGGCCATGGTTGGAGCAACAGCATTATTGA
- the LOC104455751 gene encoding uncharacterized protein LOC104455751 translates to MATTPLSPSTAAAAAAAATSAAGRHLPSAKPPPYSLPVTVTRPRTSSNRPVTKLHVSSSSSETAAAAATTAAAAQPKEETVFFDGGAHYGDLAVNLLLGFTLLWLPLTLAAVSRAFYLRYRFTNLRVTVVSGLTGQDRSDFSYKVIEDVQVVPRFIGEWGDIVITLKDGTKVDLRSVPKFREIAKYCLAMAEKAVVLKEEGPKGF, encoded by the coding sequence ATGGCTACCactcctctctccccctccaccgccgccgccgccgccgccgccgcaaccTCCGCCGCAGGCCGCCACCTACCCTCCGCCAAGCCCCCTCCCTACAGCCTTCCCGTCACGGTTACGCGGCCGAGAACCAGCTCCAACAGGCCAGTGACTAAGCTCCacgtctcctcctcctcctccgaaaccgccgcagccgcagccaccaccgccgccgccgcccagcCGAAGGAGGAGACCGTCTTCTTCGACGGCGGGGCCCACTACGGCGACCTGGCGGTGAACCTCCTGCTGGGGTTCACGCTGCTGTGGCTGCCGCTGACGCTGGCGGCGGTGTCGCGGGCGTTCTACCTCCGGTACCGGTTCACGAACCTGCGGGTGACGGTGGTGTCGGGGCTGACGGGGCAGGACCGGAGCGACTTCTCGTACAAGGTGATCGAGGACGTCCAGGTGGTGCCGCGGTTCATCGGCGAGTGGGGCGACATCGTCATCACGCTGAAGGACGGCACCAAGGTCGACCTCCGGAGCGTGCCCAAGTTCCGGGAGATCGCCAAGTACtgcttggccatggccgagaaGGCCGTCGTCTTGAAGGAGGAGGGCCCTAAGGGCTTTTGA
- the LOC104453968 gene encoding transcription factor MYB124 isoform X1 produces the protein MQEMKRKVDGSGNNGDVKKERHIVTWSQQEDDILREQITIHGTDNWVIIASKFKDKTARQCRRRWYTYLNSDFKKGGWSPEEDTLLCEAQKIFGNRWTEISKVVAGRTDNAVKNRFTTLCKKRAKYEALTKENNFAFINTNNKRVISYNTSILEETSESAVHTKRLRRTQVPDLIEACNIGERSYGKCRVAFPPQQPRTPFSVVVSNIHNNYAAKDSKNERTFLSKDDPKATALMQQAELLGSLALKVNTESTCQSLENAWKVLEDFLSQAKGGELHEHKTSNIDFQQENFKDLLKELESSIDGSQSSREPDLCETSPASSDYSTGSTILLHGTTDGTEPTRQRGGILDEYIETETAAPPIHTEQLVNDQNVAQLFHATTDQAENLQSIDEQINESGVGPAPSHTEFGSPLEVTPLFGSLAAGIPSPKFSESEKNFIMKTLGMESPCPIPSINPSHPPACKRALLQNP, from the exons ATGCAGGAAATGAAGAGGAAGGTTGATGGTAGTGGCAACAATGGAGATGTCAAGAAGGAGAGGCATATTGTCACTTGGTCTCAACAG GAGGATGATATACTACGTGAACAGATTACAATTCATGGAACAGACAA CTGGGTGATTATCGCATCTAAGTTCAAGGATAAGACGGCGAGGCAATGCAGGAGAAG ATGGTATACATATTTGAATTCTGATTTCAAAAAGGGTGGATGGTCGCCGGAGGAGGACACGCTCTTATGTGAG GCTCAGAAGATATTCGGAAATAGATGGACAGAAATATCAAAGGTGGTTGCAGGCAG GACGGACAATGCTGTGAAGAATCGGTTCACCACCTTATGCAAGAAGAGAGCAAAATATGAAGCCTTGAcgaaagaaaataactttgcaTTCATCAACACCAATAACAAAAGGGTCATCTCCTACAATACATCCATCTTGGAGGAAACATCAGAAAGCGCAGTACATACAAAAAGGCTGAG GAGGACTCAAGTTCCTGATCTTATAGAAGCTTGCAACATTGGAGAGAGATCGTATGGGAAATGCAGAGTAGCATTTCCTCCTCAGCAGCCAAGAACTCCCTTCTCTGTAGTGGTTTCGAACATCCACAACAACTATG CAGCCAAGGATAGCAAAAATGAAAGAACATTTCTCAGTAAAGATGATCCCAAAGCCACTGCCTTGATGCAGCAAGCAGAATTGCTCGGTTCACTTGCACTAAAAGTGAACACAGAAAGCACATGCCAGAGTCTAGAAAATGCTTGGAAG GTTCTTGAGGATTTTCTGAGTCAAGCCAAAGGAGGTGAACTCCATGAACATAAGACCTCCAATATTGACTTTCAGCAGGAGAATTTCAAGGACTTACTCAAGGAGTTGGAAAGTAGCATTGACGGAAGTCAATCGTCGAG GGAACCTGATCTATGTGAAACTTCTCCAGCCAGCTCCGATTATAGCACAGGTTCCACAATATTGCTCCATGGAACTACAGATGGAACAGAACCCACTCGACAAAGAGGAGGCATACTAGATGAATATATTGAAACTGAAACTGCAGCTCCACCAATCCATACTGAACAACTTGTCAATGACCAGAATGTGGCACAGCTATTTCATGCAACGACCGATCAAG CAGAAAATCTCCAATCCATCGATGAACAAATAAATGAAAGCGGAGTTGGTCCTGCCCCATCACATACAGAGTTTGGCTCCCCTCTTGAAGTAACCCCACTTTTCGGATCATTAGCAGCAGGAATTCCCAGCCCAAAGTTTTCAGAGAGT GAAAAGAACTTCATAATGAAAACACTGGGAATGGAGTCCCCTTGTCCAATCCCCAGCATCAATCCTTCTCATCCCCCAGCATGCAAAAGAGCCCTCCTCCAAAACCCCTAA
- the LOC104453968 gene encoding transcription factor MYB124 isoform X2, translating into MQEMKRKVDGSGNNGDVKKERHIVTWSQQEDDILREQITIHGTDNWVIIASKFKDKTARQCRRRWYTYLNSDFKKGGWSPEEDTLLCEAQKIFGNRWTEISKVVAGRTDNAVKNRFTTLCKKRAKYEALTKENNFAFINTNNKRVISYNTSILEETSESAVHTKRLRRTQVPDLIEACNIGERSYGKCRVAFPPQQPRTPFSVVVSNIHNNYAAKDSKNERTFLSKDDPKATALMQQAELLGSLALKVNTESTCQSLENAWKVLEDFLSQAKGGELHEHKTSNIDFQQENFKDLLKELESSIDGSQSSREPDLCETSPASSDYSTGSTILLHGTTDGTEPTRQRGGILDEYIETETAAPPIHTEQLVNDQNVAQLFHATTDQENLQSIDEQINESGVGPAPSHTEFGSPLEVTPLFGSLAAGIPSPKFSESEKNFIMKTLGMESPCPIPSINPSHPPACKRALLQNP; encoded by the exons ATGCAGGAAATGAAGAGGAAGGTTGATGGTAGTGGCAACAATGGAGATGTCAAGAAGGAGAGGCATATTGTCACTTGGTCTCAACAG GAGGATGATATACTACGTGAACAGATTACAATTCATGGAACAGACAA CTGGGTGATTATCGCATCTAAGTTCAAGGATAAGACGGCGAGGCAATGCAGGAGAAG ATGGTATACATATTTGAATTCTGATTTCAAAAAGGGTGGATGGTCGCCGGAGGAGGACACGCTCTTATGTGAG GCTCAGAAGATATTCGGAAATAGATGGACAGAAATATCAAAGGTGGTTGCAGGCAG GACGGACAATGCTGTGAAGAATCGGTTCACCACCTTATGCAAGAAGAGAGCAAAATATGAAGCCTTGAcgaaagaaaataactttgcaTTCATCAACACCAATAACAAAAGGGTCATCTCCTACAATACATCCATCTTGGAGGAAACATCAGAAAGCGCAGTACATACAAAAAGGCTGAG GAGGACTCAAGTTCCTGATCTTATAGAAGCTTGCAACATTGGAGAGAGATCGTATGGGAAATGCAGAGTAGCATTTCCTCCTCAGCAGCCAAGAACTCCCTTCTCTGTAGTGGTTTCGAACATCCACAACAACTATG CAGCCAAGGATAGCAAAAATGAAAGAACATTTCTCAGTAAAGATGATCCCAAAGCCACTGCCTTGATGCAGCAAGCAGAATTGCTCGGTTCACTTGCACTAAAAGTGAACACAGAAAGCACATGCCAGAGTCTAGAAAATGCTTGGAAG GTTCTTGAGGATTTTCTGAGTCAAGCCAAAGGAGGTGAACTCCATGAACATAAGACCTCCAATATTGACTTTCAGCAGGAGAATTTCAAGGACTTACTCAAGGAGTTGGAAAGTAGCATTGACGGAAGTCAATCGTCGAG GGAACCTGATCTATGTGAAACTTCTCCAGCCAGCTCCGATTATAGCACAGGTTCCACAATATTGCTCCATGGAACTACAGATGGAACAGAACCCACTCGACAAAGAGGAGGCATACTAGATGAATATATTGAAACTGAAACTGCAGCTCCACCAATCCATACTGAACAACTTGTCAATGACCAGAATGTGGCACAGCTATTTCATGCAACGACCGATCAAG AAAATCTCCAATCCATCGATGAACAAATAAATGAAAGCGGAGTTGGTCCTGCCCCATCACATACAGAGTTTGGCTCCCCTCTTGAAGTAACCCCACTTTTCGGATCATTAGCAGCAGGAATTCCCAGCCCAAAGTTTTCAGAGAGT GAAAAGAACTTCATAATGAAAACACTGGGAATGGAGTCCCCTTGTCCAATCCCCAGCATCAATCCTTCTCATCCCCCAGCATGCAAAAGAGCCCTCCTCCAAAACCCCTAA
- the LOC104453968 gene encoding transcription factor MYB124 isoform X3 gives MQEMKRKVDGSGNNGDVKKERHIVTWSQQEDDILREQITIHGTDNWVIIASKFKDKTARQCRRRWYTYLNSDFKKGGWSPEEDTLLCEAQKIFGNRWTEISKVVAGRTDNAVKNRFTTLCKKRAKYEALTKENNFAFINTNNKRVISYNTSILEETSESAVHTKRLRRTQVPDLIEACNIGERSYGKCRVAFPPQQPRTPFSVVVSNIHNNYAKDSKNERTFLSKDDPKATALMQQAELLGSLALKVNTESTCQSLENAWKVLEDFLSQAKGGELHEHKTSNIDFQQENFKDLLKELESSIDGSQSSREPDLCETSPASSDYSTGSTILLHGTTDGTEPTRQRGGILDEYIETETAAPPIHTEQLVNDQNVAQLFHATTDQAENLQSIDEQINESGVGPAPSHTEFGSPLEVTPLFGSLAAGIPSPKFSESEKNFIMKTLGMESPCPIPSINPSHPPACKRALLQNP, from the exons ATGCAGGAAATGAAGAGGAAGGTTGATGGTAGTGGCAACAATGGAGATGTCAAGAAGGAGAGGCATATTGTCACTTGGTCTCAACAG GAGGATGATATACTACGTGAACAGATTACAATTCATGGAACAGACAA CTGGGTGATTATCGCATCTAAGTTCAAGGATAAGACGGCGAGGCAATGCAGGAGAAG ATGGTATACATATTTGAATTCTGATTTCAAAAAGGGTGGATGGTCGCCGGAGGAGGACACGCTCTTATGTGAG GCTCAGAAGATATTCGGAAATAGATGGACAGAAATATCAAAGGTGGTTGCAGGCAG GACGGACAATGCTGTGAAGAATCGGTTCACCACCTTATGCAAGAAGAGAGCAAAATATGAAGCCTTGAcgaaagaaaataactttgcaTTCATCAACACCAATAACAAAAGGGTCATCTCCTACAATACATCCATCTTGGAGGAAACATCAGAAAGCGCAGTACATACAAAAAGGCTGAG GAGGACTCAAGTTCCTGATCTTATAGAAGCTTGCAACATTGGAGAGAGATCGTATGGGAAATGCAGAGTAGCATTTCCTCCTCAGCAGCCAAGAACTCCCTTCTCTGTAGTGGTTTCGAACATCCACAACAACTATG CCAAGGATAGCAAAAATGAAAGAACATTTCTCAGTAAAGATGATCCCAAAGCCACTGCCTTGATGCAGCAAGCAGAATTGCTCGGTTCACTTGCACTAAAAGTGAACACAGAAAGCACATGCCAGAGTCTAGAAAATGCTTGGAAG GTTCTTGAGGATTTTCTGAGTCAAGCCAAAGGAGGTGAACTCCATGAACATAAGACCTCCAATATTGACTTTCAGCAGGAGAATTTCAAGGACTTACTCAAGGAGTTGGAAAGTAGCATTGACGGAAGTCAATCGTCGAG GGAACCTGATCTATGTGAAACTTCTCCAGCCAGCTCCGATTATAGCACAGGTTCCACAATATTGCTCCATGGAACTACAGATGGAACAGAACCCACTCGACAAAGAGGAGGCATACTAGATGAATATATTGAAACTGAAACTGCAGCTCCACCAATCCATACTGAACAACTTGTCAATGACCAGAATGTGGCACAGCTATTTCATGCAACGACCGATCAAG CAGAAAATCTCCAATCCATCGATGAACAAATAAATGAAAGCGGAGTTGGTCCTGCCCCATCACATACAGAGTTTGGCTCCCCTCTTGAAGTAACCCCACTTTTCGGATCATTAGCAGCAGGAATTCCCAGCCCAAAGTTTTCAGAGAGT GAAAAGAACTTCATAATGAAAACACTGGGAATGGAGTCCCCTTGTCCAATCCCCAGCATCAATCCTTCTCATCCCCCAGCATGCAAAAGAGCCCTCCTCCAAAACCCCTAA
- the LOC104455752 gene encoding probable serine/threonine-protein kinase PBL3, with translation MNKKDEVFHPYRLHCFGYDVLKDATNEFSGNNFIGEGGFGDVYKGWISYRTMNATKPNKGLAIAVKRLRDKGSQGQDEWLNELRFLSKLNHPNIVKLIGYCSKNNHRIVVYEFLAKGNLENQLLREKRKELSWRTRIKIAIGAARGLDHLHSQYKPIIHRDVKASNVLLTSHFDAKISDFGLAKFGPQGDQSHVSSRVLGTRGYFAPEYIISGHLTLKTDVYSFGVVLLEIFTGSRAMRKHSNGTVGNLAQWAEPYLRDKVKLHHVMDGKLKRNFPAQEAHQFAEIILRCLHLDPKSRPTMAEVVARLEEIQSASNHDQPNSGISTHPIWGL, from the exons ATGAACAAGAAGGATGAGGTGTTCCATCCATATAGGCTTCACTGCTTTGGCTATGATGTGTTGAAGGACGCCACGAACGAGTTCAGTGGCAACAACTTCATTGGCGAAGGTGGTTTCGGTGATGTTTACAAGGGCTGGATCAGCTATCGCACCATGAACGCGACTAAACCGAACAAGGGCCTGGCCATCGCTGTCAAGAGGCTCCGGGACAAGGGATCACAAGGTCAAGATGAATGGCTG AATGAACTGAGGTTCCTCAGCAAATTGAATCACCCAAATATCGTGAAGCTCATAGGATATTGCAGCAAGAACAACCACCGAATTGTGGTTTACGAGTTTTTGGCTAAGGGAAACTTAGAAAATCAGTTATTAAGAG AAAAGCGCAAGGAGCTAAGTTGGAGAACAAGAATCAAAATCGCGATTGGGGCTGCTAGAGGTTTGGATCATCTTCATTCACAATACAAGCCAATCATTCATCGTGATGTCAAAGCCTCCAATGTTTTGCTTACCTCC CACTTTGATGCCAAGATATCGGACtttggcctcgccaaatttggacCTCAAGGCGATCAGTCCCATGTCTCGTCCAGAGTTCTTGGCACGAGAGGATACTTTGCGCCTGAATATATCATCTCGG GTCATCTGACCCTCAAAACAGATGTTTACAGTTTTGGGGTTGTTCTCCTGGAGATCTTCACGGGCTCTAGGGCGATGAGGAAACATTCCAATGGGACCGTCGGAAACCTCGCACAATGGGCGGAGCCCTACTTGAGGGACAAAGTGAAGCTGCACCATGTCATGGACGGAAAGCTCAAGCGGAACTTCCCCGCGCAAGAAGCCCACCAGTTTGCAGAAATCATCCTCAGGTGCCTTCATCTGGACCCGAAGAGTCGACCGACAATGGCCGAGGTTGTAGCTAGACTCGAAGAAATCCAGAGCGCAAGCAACCATGACCAGCCGAACTCCGGCATCTCTACGCACCCTATATGGGGCCTCTAA